Within the Oryctolagus cuniculus chromosome 19, mOryCun1.1, whole genome shotgun sequence genome, the region TTTAATTGGCAAACCACAGGGTCACAGTGCTAAGAGGGTGATATCCAGAAATGAGGCCTTTGGAAAGTGATTGGGTGTGGATGACGCTCTCCAGCGATGGAATCCCGGTGgctttggaagaggagcagagccGGACACACAGACATGGATGGACATACGTGCTCCCTGGGGTGGCTGCACCCCCTCAGACTCTGCCAGAGAGGGCAGTCATTGCCCGGTGAAACCCTTACGTCTGGCACCGCCAGAACCGTGAGCCGCAGCAGACTCTGCTAGCCTGCCTCGGGCATTTCATCACAGTAACGAGAAGTGGGCTCCCACCATAGAGATGTTCTGTTGTCTCAGACGTCCAACTGCTGCTGGGGTGAAAACCACGCCCCCATCAGGGGGATGGGGGAGAGCCCTTCTGGGGACCCACCTGCTGATCACGGTGTAGACGGCATACATGACCGGGAGCTCCAGCTGGAAGGTGCTCTTGCTGGTCCTGGGCGTGTTGTTCTCACTGGACAAGGAGGAGAGGCCCAATCACTGGGGGAGCTCCAAAGGGGGGCGGGTGAGGCTGGGAGTGAGGGCGTGCGCACCTGCTCACGTTGGCTGTCAGAAGCAGCCGGTCTCCCAGCTCAGCCTTAGGGGAGACGTCAAAGGTAGTCAAGAAGGTGATCTGAGGAAGAGGCAGGAACAGGTCACAGAGGAgcaaggcagggcagggcggAGGAGCAGGGGTATGGGGAAGCCAGGCTGACCTGGGTGCCCCCGCGGAAGATGAGGTGTTTGAGGCTGCAGCTGGTGCTCCGGGTGTCCTGGCTCCCGGAGGGGACGCTGTCACATGTCAGACGCAggggctgcagctgcagctgggtCTGGGCAAAGTCAGGTCAAAACAAAAAGGCAGGTGACAATGGGTGAATGTTCCAGAAACTCGCAAAGAAGTGATGCCATTTCCCAGGATCTACTTCAAGGTTGGGTTTGTTAAAAGATCTTCAGACACTGTCTTGCCAAGCTTCCTGCAAACGTAGAATCTAAAACTGTTACAGTTTTCCCTTTGTATTTATTGCtaaagtgttgtgtttttttttgttgttttttttttgtttgtttgtttgtttgtttttgtttttggtgacAATGTTAACCATTTGAAAGCAAAGAGACTAGAAAATCAACCTCTGTGTATCCACTGCTCACCTGAGTGAGGTGCCAACATTCTTCTGTGGCTGCATTCAGCTGTCCTCCTTTTTCTGAACAATGTAAAGCACATTCCAAACATACACTGTTTCATCCATATCTATCTTGCTGTATATGCCCACTGATAAGGTTATTTTATGACATAATCACAAGACCCAGCAAGCCCTACCCACCAAAATGAACAACTCCCTAATATCTCAGTCATGTTATTTTATTGCACATTTATTAAGTCAATATCCAGCCAAAGCTTGCCATGGTCTGGATATTGGTCTGGTGCCCCCTCAAAGGTCAATGATTAAAGCCTTGGCTTCTAGCGGTAGAAGCTTTGGGAGGTGGACCttggtgggaggtccttaggtcattgggGGTGTGCCCCTAGAAGGAATTGTGGAGGGTGGATATTTgttgcagtggttaaaatgccagttgaAGCACCCATTTCCcattgttgggtccctgcctcccacatgggagacctggactgagtccccagtccctggcttcagcctggcccgacccCACCTGTTGCAGGTATTTCAGGAAGAACCAGccaatggacgatctctctctctctctctctctctctccctctctctctgcctttcaaataaatataaataaataaataataaataggttTTTTCAAAGAAGGAGTTGTGGGACCCCAGTCTGTCTCCAACTTCCCGTTGGGTGATGCAAACTcttccttacacacacacacacacacacacacacacacacacctctgctgTGAAGGAACCACAACCAGAAGGGCCTTTGCCAAAAATGACCAATGCAGGCACCAtgaacttgaacctccaaaaaTGTGAGCAAAGTGCATCTTTTCTCCATCAGCTTTGCTGCCTCAGATATTGTAGCAACTCAAAGCTGACCAATGCAGGCCCACCCATTGCACTGTCGATGGCTGGGCAGTTGCCCCTGACACACGGGAGGTGGCCTTTCCTAGTGCGTTGTTCACACAGCAATCACAACAGGAGAATGTTCTTGCTGAGAATACTAGACTAAGAGAGATGGAGCAAAAACCACAACCAGgaagaccagcactgtggcgcagggggcTGAGCAACTgactgcaataccagcatcccaaggggcgctggctcgagtcctggctgctcctcttccaatccagccccctgctgatgtgcctgggaaagcagcagaggacggtcctggtccttggtccctgcacccacatgggagacccagataaagctcctggctccttcagcctggcccactcttggccattgcagccatttggagagtgaattagcagatggaagacctctttctccctctccatctctctctctcattctgcctttcaaataaataaaataaatattaaaacacacacacacatgcatacatacacaacCAGATGTAATCTGTGAAACCTGGTGCAGATAAACCAGGAGGTATTGAAAGTGTGGTCTAAATGCCAAGACATCATTCATTTCACCGGGTATGACAAGGACATCCCCACTCTCCAGGCCTGAAGAGGGAAATACATAGTGGTACAATGACCCAAAGTCTGGGGCTCATTCCAAAATACTTCAGTGGTGGTGCAAGGGACCACAGGTGAAAGAAATATGGCAAAGTGTGTTGAACTAATTCCTGCTTCTATCaatgtttaaaaatctttcaCCATAACATTTTTGTAAAAAGTCTATTTCTCCTTGGCTCCCTGTGATCCTGATTCTGTCTTCtagaacaaatgctggcaaacaTCAGACCGTTCCCTATCTTTAGCTACAAATGCTTTTTGGATCACTGCTACTATACTCATTCATGTACTCACATACACGGCTGATTCACTCGACAACAGCAGAGTTGAGTAGCTACGGCAGACTCCGTACAAAGGACAAAGCTGAAGCATTTGCAATCTATTTCTTTATAGAAAAAGGTTTGCCAAGCCATGAATCAGAGGAACTTACAAGTTCAACCCCTTCTACAGGACAATGTTTGAAAATATGTGAAGGCCAGGGTTGGCACGAAGGTTAGGGTGCAGCcctggatgctggcaccccagatcagagcaccagttagagtcctggctgctctgcttcagatccagctccttgcatgAGCCCCAGCAagtagcagaagaaggcccaagtccttggatccctgctacccacgtgggagacccaggtggagttccaggctcctggcttcagcctgcaccagccccagccatttcagccatttggagagtgaaccagcacatggaagatctctctctctctctctctcactctgcctttcaaacatttaaaatccttaaaaatagatATGtgatagggccagcgctgtggtgcagcggattaaagtcccagcctgtagcactggcatcccatatgggtgccggttcaagtcccggctgctccacttccgatccagctctctgctatggtctgggaaagcagaagatggcccaagtccttgggcccctgcactcatgtgagagacccagaggaaacttctggctcctggcttcagatcggctcaactctagccattgcagccattctggagtgaactagcggatggaagatctctctctctccctccctcccccaccccgtgtgtgtgtgtgtgtgtgtgtgtgtgtttacctcTCCctttaattctatctgtcaaataaataaaataaatttttaaaaaacaatagatATATGAAAACTGAGAtgtgttttcctttaaaagaagAATGCTCACATGCCATGGAGTACAAAGACCCCCAAGGCAAAGTCCCCTCTGTGTCCACACTCGTGACCTCCCAGGAACCCATCCCTGATAGCCAGTGTCCAGAAAATGCGATGCCCTGTGTTGAACTCTGCATGATCCACGCCTACCCTGCCAGCACCAGCCCAGATTCCTGACCTTGGAGAAGCAGCCAAGCAATGGCAGCCTGCCCCGAGCTCAGAAGCCAGCTCAGATCTGTGAGGATTCCCAGTCATGCTGCCGCTGCCTTCCCCAGAGccggtacctgggcccctgccacgcgtCGGTAAGACAGCCCTGCCGGGTAGGAGAAGGTGACGGTGGTTCCGTAGGAGTCTTCGCCATCATTCCGCACGGTCACCTCCGCATTCAGCTCCAGGTTGTTCCCCACCACCAGGATCTTCAAGCTGGGGGTCCAGagaggagtgggggaggaaagGATTCTGTGACTGAAGCTAGAAATggcctggggtgggaggtgggagacctgggtggatcAAGGCCAAGGGGTCTCTGGTCCCAGGACACCAGGACCGGGCTAAGGGGTGCAGTCTCACCCCGAGAAGCCAAAGGAGATGGCAAGATCATCCTGGCAGATGTGGTCGGCTCCACAGTTCTTCTCAAAGGGGAGCTGAGAGAAAGTCCATGTTGGGTTTCTCTGTGACGTCCAGAGcccacccaccccagcaccccctcCTGGGAGAGACACCCGTGGCAGGACTCACAGAGGCCGTGAAATATGTCTGAGCATCCACGGCCAGCATCGGCCGGAGGTCTCCCAAGGAAGGGAGGGGCATGCCCACCAGGGAGAAGTTGAGACGCAAGGTGATAGGTGTCACCACGTCCTCCACACAGGCCTGCGGGACAGACAGGGAAGGGAGCGGCTGGATCCAGTCTCTACGTCAATACCGCTGATCCTCGATCGGTGCCTCTGAGTAACCTGCCAAGCACAGCCTCCGCCCCAGCCCTCTCTCTTCACTCAGCGTCTTCTGCAGCTTCATTCCTGCAAAAGGCCCCCCAGACACCTTGTATTTCCTGGTTTTATCTCTTGTCTTTCCTGGTTTTATCTTCCATAACCACCATCTGACATCTATCATCTAGAAACTGGGTTTGGTCGCCCCCTTTTGGAGCTCCCTGAGCACAACAACCATTTGTTACCTGCTGTGTCCCCAGACCAGAGGACCAGCTGCATAAATCTGTGCCcagtgagtctgctgtgtatcccgcttcccatgttggattgttctctccctttttgattctatcagttagtattagcagacactagtcttgtttgtgtgatccctttgactcttagacctctcagtgtgatcaattgtgaactgaaattgatcacttggactagtaagatggtattggtacatgccaccttgatgggattgtattggaatcccctggcacgtttctaactccaccatttggagcaagtccgattgagcatgtcccaaattgtacatctcctccctctcttattcccactcttatatttaacagggatcacttttcagttaaaatttaaacacctaagaataattgtgtgttaattacagagttcaaccaatagtactagaacaaaacaaaaaaaatactaaaatggataaagtattacattgtacatcaacagtcaggataagagctgatcaagtcactgaacgatccatcatgggaaatgggatacacagcagactcatagaatggcagatgtcccaaatagcactctggcctcagaatcagcccttaaggcattcggatatggctgaagagcccatgagagtattttaggcatggaaagccaagacactctgggaaaaaaaaaaaaaaaacctaaatgaaagatctctgtgagatcccagtggaaagaacggggccatcaaagaaggaggtacctttctctgaagggaggagagaacttccactttgactatgaccctgtcagaataagatcgaagtcggcgaactcaaaaggcttccatagccttggcaactcatgactagagcctagggagattactgacgccataaacaagagtgtcaaattgttaagtcaacaacaggagtcactgtgtacttagtcctcatgtgggatctgtccttaatgtgttgtccaatgtgaagtaatgctgtaactagtactgaaacagtattttacactttgtgtttctgtgtgggtgcaaactgatgaaatctttacttaatatatactaaatcgatcttctgtatataaagataattgaaaattaatcttttttattttttgacaggcagagtggacagtgagagagagagagagagagaaagttcttcctttgccgttggttcaccctccaatggctaccgcggccggcacgctgtggccggcgcaccgcgctgatccaatggcaggagccaggtacttatcctggtctcccatggggtgcagggcccaagcacttgggccatcctccactgtacccctggccacagcagagagctggcctggaagagggacaaccgggacagaatccagtgccccgaccgggactagaacctggtgtgccagtgccgcaaggcagaggaatagcctagtgagctgcggcactggccaaaaatgaatcttgatgtgaatggaatgggagagggagcgggagatgggaggggtgtgagtgggagggaaattatggggggggagccattgtaatccataaactgtactttggaaatttatatttactaaataaaaacaatttttttaaaaaatctgtgccCAATGAATGACTGAAAGGATCCCAGCTCAAAGCTCCCACGCTCTCCCAAGCAGCTACATCTTCCTGCCATCAGCTGTGCCGCCTCTTGCCCTGGCCGTTCACtgcattcattcatccactcacTAATTCAACCACAGTGCATTGAGCACATCCTGCACACCAGGGGCTGGGCTCATGCTGAACCCCAGGGACAACCAGGACACATCCTCTTCTTCCTAcgcccagccccctgccttccCCCGAATGGTCTCCATCCATATCCAGTTCCACATAGCCCCTCACCGGGAGGAGCAGCGGCAGGGCTTCGCAGTACGGGTCCAAGCCAAGGACTTGCTCTCGGCTCAGACTCCGGGTTTTTGTCTCCTTGAAGACGGCTCGGGGATTCAGGCGGCCAGGGTCAAGGGCAAGGTCAAAGGACACAGAGCTTCTGAGTTCACCTATGGGGCAAGCAAGGAAGAGCTTAGAAAAGCCAGGAATTCCCTTAGATGGGCCAGGGGCAAAGTAGGAGGCAGGAGTCCACGGCTGGGTGGCTGCACAAGTCAGGGCGTCCCGGGTGGGGAAGGGCAGACTCACCCAGCTGGTTCTTGGGACTTTCATAAACCTGAAGGCAGACGAAGGCGTCCCCCAGCGCCTGCAAAGAGGCTGCCGGCTCCAGACACTCAAACACAGACCTGGTGACCTCCGCAGGCGCGAAGCGCATGTCCACCCTCACCCTGAGAATAGGTCTGGTCCTGCAGACACAACCCAGAGCTGACCACAGGCCCCCGGAGCCAGGGAGCATCTCCTgctctggggtggggcagggtcctAGTCTGGACCTGGGAATGTCCAATCTCACCTTAGCAGCAGCACCTGTCCCTGGGCCCCCACAGCCAGATCCATCAGGCCATCTTGGGTGAGGTCCTGACCCCCGCTCAGCGCCTGCCCGAAATACTGGAGCGTGGGGGAGAGCTGGGCACCCGCGATGCGCTgggcagagagaagaaagtgAGTCAGGTTGGGGGAGGCTGCTGTGTACCAGGTGTGGTTTGTCCTCTGTGTTAGAGGTGGCCGGCGCATTAAGAGGCGGAGCCTGGTGGATTGGCTCCTCCACGGCCCCACAAGCTCCAGCCTTGATGCCAGCTGCCACAGTGTGACACAGCTGGTGAGCCCTTGTTAGAGCTAGGACCTTGCTGTTTGGACTTCTAGTCGGCAAAACTGTGGACTAAAGGACCCTCTCTTTACATAGGCCcagcctcagatattttgttacagtaacTGAGCATGCAGGATCCCAGTGGGTAGAGGGAATAAGTCAGGAATCAGTAAGAGGAACAGGCAGGTAGGAAggtgagtgacagaaagaggggctggcagtgGAAAAGCCCCACCAATAAGCCTAAAAAGGAGAGGTGGGGTAGGGGAAGTGACGGTCAGACGCTAGGCCTTGtgtcccccagatgcctgcaggtGTACAGAGCCAGGCATTAGTGGTCAGATACTGTAAAGAAAGGGAGCGGCTAGGTGGCTCTGAGAAAGGTTTTGGGGAAGCAGAGAGGCGGCTGTGCAGTGACAGGGACAGTGACCAGTCCTCACCTGGCTGTGGGTGGGGCTCATGTCCAGCCCCGGGGCTCCATGAAACAGGTAGACAGCGCCCCGGTTCTCCTGCTCCCCTGGGGCCCCGATGGCCACATCTGCCAGCTGGTCCCCGTTCACATCCCCCAGCACGGTCAGAGCTGCCCCGAAGCGGCCCCAGGGGTGGCCCTGCTCCCCGCGGAGAACACGCTCACATCGCCACGGAGCCCACTGCCGAAGAAAACCAGCGTCACTACTGCACCCAGGCAACCCCTCCGCCCCACACCCAACCCCACCCAGCCCCGGGTCCATCAGCCACTCACCCCCCGGGGCAAGGGACACACGGACACCCGGCCCCCTCGCGTCTGCTCATAGTAATGGGGGGCCCCGATGAGGACCAGATCGGTGCTGCCGTCTCTGTCCACGTCCACGGAGCAGAGGGAGCTCCCGAAGTAGGAGCCAATCTGGAGGGCAAAGGCTGTGGTCAtccacctgcccctgccacaggcATCCCCCTCAACCCCTGCCCAGGCACCCTCCGCCCCTCGCCTTCTCCCTCTTCACCCCTGGTCCACTCTGGCTGCGTCCACACCCACCTGGGTCCCTGTGACTTCGGCTCTCATCTCCCAGTGCGTGGACGTCTGGgtgaagaggacgaccttccccaTGTGCTTGTAGCGAGGCGCCCCCAGGACCAGGCTCTGCACCCCCTTCCAAAGCACCAGCTGGCTGGAGTAGCCTGAGGAGGCAGGGCTCAGCACAgggcttccctcccctcccctcttctcccctcctcttccctcctcttccctccccacccagcccagccccaccccaccctaggGCTCAGCTcccacctgtccccacccccaccccttcctcaccCAGGTAGGAGTCCCTCATGTCCACGTTCTGCTGAGACATGTTGATGAAGGTGGGGCTCCCGCCTGGGGGGTACAGGAAAGCACCCCCGGACCAATCGAAGctgcccacagcccccagcaccgGTCCTTCCTGGGGGGGAGGATTCCGATGCTGAGCGGGCCTGGGCGGGAGCCAGCCTGAGCCAAAGCAGCGCCCGCCCTAACCCACTCACCCATCtgacaccccctcccctccctcctgtcccacCCCAAGGGGCCCCACGCACAGGCGTGAGCACGGCGCTGAAGCCCTCCTGGGACATCTCCAGCTCAAAGGCGCTGCTCCTCGTGGTCTCTGTCCCTGCATGGAAGCAGGTGCTTAGGTTTgcagggggagagacaggcaaGGCCACCCCACAGCTTATGAGAACCCACAGTGAGAGACCAGCCCCTGCAGGGGGTTGGTGACTGTAACAGGGGTGTGTGGGCTCAAATAGGCAAAGAACTGatggagttctttttttaaagattcattcattcatctgaaaggcagatcgatagagagggagggagagacagacagagatcacgcatctactggttcactccctcaaatgcccataatggctggggctgggccaggtcaaagccatagGTAGCAggcacctaagtacttgggccattacttgCAGCCTTctaaggtgtgcattagtgggaagctggcttggaagtggaggaaggacttgaccccaggcattCTGAGGTGGGGATGTGCATGTCCCCagcaatggtttaacccactgggccacagcacctgtcccctgTGGATTTCTGAGCAGCGTCTCCATCCCTGACTTACCCTCGATGGCAAAGATCTTCTCCTTCAGCCGGCCTTGGATATCTCTCAAAGCATCAAAGTTCTCCACTCTAAATACGTGTTCGTGTGCGGGCTCCGATGCAATGTCATATAGTTCCCTTAGGGAAGAGACGACTTGGAAAGCCAATCCCACCTGTTCCAGTGAAATAATCAACTGAATATGCCTCACGTGTGCTGGGTGCGCATGTCTTCCAGGAGCCCTGCAGGATCACTGTCAAAACACCCAGtggacagacaaaaaaaaaaaaaaaaaaaaaagacagcatcgAGAAGGGAAAAGGATCTTGGGTGCCTGGACTGAGAAACAGTCTTGATTCCAAAGACAGCAGGAGCTGAGAGAGCTGAGGTTCTACCCTCAAAAGGGGAGCTGCTTTGAGAGGAAGCCAGGGCAGGCACCCCGAGTCCTACCCCAATTGCATAGCGAATTATGCCCGCTGCCTCAGCCTTGGGGATGACGTCCTCATAACCCAGGGGGTCATCTAGTTTCTGGCCATCAGTGATGACAATAAGGATCTTGGTGGCATCTTTGCGGGCCCCAGTGGAGGCATGGAACAGCTGGTCTCTGTCAAAGAAAGAAGAGCATCCAGAGGCCTGCAAGCAGCACTGTACCCACCCCTGACATGTGTGTGACGTGAGGGGGTGCACCTGCCCCTGGCAGACCCCAGCCTGGCAAGGGGGCCCTGAGACTGGATTCCAATCCTAGCCTGACCCTTTCTTGGGAAGACAGATGAGACCCAAATAAAGATCTGGATGCTCTGGGAAAGcccctggagaagccaggactcacacgACCCTCAGGATGGCTGTTGCTGTGTGGGTGGTCCCCATCAGCTGATACACACGATCCAACAGCTGCAGAGGATTTGTGCTGGAGACGAAGTCGTTGAAGGTGAAGTGTGTTTTGAATTCGTTGGAGAATTGCATCAGGGAGAACTAGGAGAACCacatgggggctgggggctgaggctgcctctccagggcccccattcctctccccacccagccAGCCACCCCCCGAGGCCACACCTGGGTGCTGGGTCTGGGGAACTGGCTCATCACAGCCTTCACGAAGTTCTTCATGGTGGCAAAATTGGAGAAGGAGATGCTGCCAGAGCCATCGATCAGGAATACAATGTCCTGCTCCAGCTTGGGACACTCTGTGGAAGAGGTTGGCACTGTCCCCTAAGAGACAACCCCAGAACCTAGGACCTCGGCTTTGTGGCCCCAAGAACTCATTATGCCAATACCCAGCCCCAAAGAATGGCAATCAGAGTCTGCCTGCACCCTGCTTCCTCTCCTTGTCAGGAGCAGACCTCCCTAACCCATCAGTCCCCTAAAGTGTTGTAAAAAGTCCACAACAGTGGGGATGGGGTgccagtgcagtggtgtagcagataaagccactgcgtgcagtgctggcatcccatatgggcaccagttcaagtcccgactgctccacttctgatcccgctctctgctatggcctggaaaaagcagtagaagatggcccaagtccttgggctcctgcacctgcaccagaagaagctcctggctcctggcttcagatcagctcagctccggccattgcagccatctggggagtgagccagcagatggaagacacctctctcctctctctctctctctctctctctctctctctctctctctccatgcagcCAGCCTGGCTCATAAAACAGTGAAAGTTCCTCTAGTCCAGGTGGAAAGAAGCTGAGGGCCCCTCTCCTTCTTGTCCAGATCCCCACTCCCGCAACACCCTAGCATCCAGCAAGGAAAGGAGCCTGCACCAGCCCCTGGCCACTGTATGTTCATGCTGATTGGCACTAAACTCTACTTTCATTAAATGTGTGTACTTTtgtaaagttttattcatttacttttatttaagaggcagagagggataaagggagagaaggggggggagagagatttCCAActtctggtgcactccccaaatgtctgggcaAGCTggccctcccatgtgggtggtaggtaCCTCCcaaaatgcacattagcaggaagctggactatggagcagagctgggggcagaACCTAGGTGCTTGcatgtaggatgtgggtgtcccaagtgacgtCTCAGTCACcgaaccaaatgcccaccccaaatgtTTTGTGTGTCATCTCTGGCAACAGCCACATACTCGCCCTATTCTGTTCGCCTAAATACAAGCCGCACTCCTCTTCGGGGAAAAAAGCAGAATCTGTAGAGGAAGCCCTTCAGTTCAAGAGAGGGGAGcccccttccctcctgcctcccagctgcactGTCCACCCCACAGGGAGAGTGGTGTCCTAGGTGTTCCAATGGCTGTCCAGTCACTCAGGTGGAGTCTAGACACAAGAAGGTGCCTGGAGGGGGCCCCCTCACAGGCCAGATGCCAGTCTCCCGAGGGTGACTGTGAAAGAGAGGgacctcggggccggcgctgtggtgtagcgggtaaagctgctgcctgcggggcTGG harbors:
- the ITGAX gene encoding integrin alpha-X — encoded protein: MSGARTALLLSVALASAFCFNLDTEKLTTFRMPSTGFGHSVAQYASSWVVVGAPQEITAPNQTGGLYQCDYGSGLCVPIQLQVPPEAVNMSLGLSLAASTSPSQLLACGPTVQHACRENMHLTGFCFLLDQTSQQPRMFPTALQECPKLEQDIVFLIDGSGSISFSNFATMKNFVKAVMSQFPRPSTQFSLMQFSNEFKTHFTFNDFVSSTNPLQLLDRVYQLMGTTHTATAILRVVDQLFHASTGARKDATKILIVITDGQKLDDPLGYEDVIPKAEAAGIIRYAIGVGLAFQVVSSLRELYDIASEPAHEHVFRVENFDALRDIQGRLKEKIFAIEGTETTRSSAFELEMSQEGFSAVLTPEGPVLGAVGSFDWSGGAFLYPPGGSPTFINMSQQNVDMRDSYLGYSSQLVLWKGVQSLVLGAPRYKHMGKVVLFTQTSTHWEMRAEVTGTQIGSYFGSSLCSVDVDRDGSTDLVLIGAPHYYEQTRGGRVSVCPLPRGWAPWRCERVLRGEQGHPWGRFGAALTVLGDVNGDQLADVAIGAPGEQENRGAVYLFHGAPGLDMSPTHSQRIAGAQLSPTLQYFGQALSGGQDLTQDGLMDLAVGAQGQVLLLRTRPILRVRVDMRFAPAEVTRSVFECLEPAASLQALGDAFVCLQVYESPKNQLGELRSSVSFDLALDPGRLNPRAVFKETKTRSLSREQVLGLDPYCEALPLLLPACVEDVVTPITLRLNFSLVGMPLPSLGDLRPMLAVDAQTYFTASLPFEKNCGADHICQDDLAISFGFSGLKILVVGNNLELNAEVTVRNDGEDSYGTTVTFSYPAGLSYRRVAGAQTQLQLQPLRLTCDSVPSGSQDTRSTSCSLKHLIFRGGTQITFLTTFDVSPKAELGDRLLLTANVSSENNTPRTSKSTFQLELPVMYAVYTVISSHEQSTKYLNFSASEKEGSGMAQHRYQVNNLGQRDLPVSITFWVPVELNGARVWPEVEVSHPQNPAVQCPSEKVAPESGLLTHIHKSAVLDCSIAHCLRFRCHIPAFGIQEELHFTLKGNLSFAWISQMPQKKVSVVSVAEITFNRAVYSQVPGEEPFMRAQVETVLEEYEEHDPVPLVVGSCVGGLLLLALISATLYKVGFFKRQYKEMMQEANGQIAQENATSEPQVAQ